The genomic segment atcttgacctggagcttgtttgacaaggtttgattgatcacatctcttgaaacactttttattacatatctctttggcttgaaatattaatcctttccttatgtgatgatatcatgcttatatcCTCCCAAAATGACTATATTTGTTATctatctaaagttatgtaactatatcacatgtctcatattgcgtaatcagcttgaaaggtataaaGAAACCTTCAGATCCAATAAAGGGGCAGAGCTAATTTGAATCACTATAGACTCCTGTCTGTCATGGTGTTTTAAGcgtgctctcacaaccggccgacgtcccagctacctgagaggaaacaagagCCCGGCTTTAAcaaccctcaggcgcctgatgcaggtgctgggtcaaatggtggcctccatggaggcggttccctttgcccagttccatctgcgtcctctgcagctggatattctccgctgttggggcaagcggccttcctccttacacaggttagtggctctgtcgccacggaccaggagctctcttcagtggtggcttcgacccctctcactgtcccaagggcgctcctttctgagtccgtcctgggtgattctcaccacggatgccagcctatccggctggggagcggtatatctccaccacagagcacaggacacttggactccgtccgagtcagccctttcaatcaatgtgctggaaaccagagctgtgcttctagctctcctagcctttcaccacctgttggcgggcaagcacattcgagtccagtcagacaacgcaacagcggttgcctacatcaatcaccaaggcgggacacgcagccacctggcaatgttggaggtccaacgcattcttcaatgggcggaggactccaagtccaccatatccgcagtccacctcccaggcgtagaaaactgggaggcagattatctcagccgtcaatccgtggacggtggcgagtggtccctgcacccggcagtgtttcagtcaatctgccgcaagtggggcactccggacgtggatctaatggcatcccgtcacaacaacaaagttctggtttacgtggctcgctcccacgatcctcaggccttcgccgcggacgctctggtgcaagactggtcccagtttcgtctgtcctacgtgttccccctctagctctcttgcccagagtcctgcgcaagatcagaatggagggtcgtcgagtcatcctcattgcaccggactggcccaggcaagcttggtacccagacctgctccatctgtccgtagaggtgtcgtggcatctcccggaccgtccagaccttctctcgcaaggtccgtttttccacctgaattctgcggctctcaaattgacggcgtggctcttgagtcctggattttgacggcttctggtattcctcctgaagttatctccactatgactcgggcccgtaagtcttcctccgccaagatctatcacaggacttggaaaattttcctgtcctggtgtcgctcttccggccatcctccttggccattctccttgccgacccttctgtcctttctacagtccggtctgcagctaggactgtccctcaactctctcaagggacaagtctcagctctatcagtgctgttccagcggcgtctcgctcggctggctcaggtccgcaccttcatgcagggcgcgtctcacatcattccgccttaccggcggcccttaaatccctgggaccttaatttggttctcacggttttgcagaaacccccctttgagccctttagggaggtttctttgtttcgtctttcacagaaagtggcctttctggtggccataacttccctcaggagagtctctgatttggctgcgctctcctcggagtcaccttttttggtttttcatcaagacaaggtggttctccgtccgactccggactttcttcctaaggtggtctctcctttccaccttaaccaggacattaccctaccttccttttgtccggctcctgttcatcgctttgaaaaagcgttgcatactctggatctggtgcgtgctctccggatctatgtgtctcgcaccgctgctcttaggcggtgcacttctctttttgtgctaaccacaggccggcgcaagggcctctgcttctaagccgaccttagcccgttggattaggtcgaccatttcggacgcctaccagagtactcaggtgcctcccccgccggggatcaaggcacattcgaccagagctgtcggtgcctcttgggctttcaggcaccaggctacggctcagcaagtctgtcaggctgccacttggactagcctgcataccttttcgaagcactaccaagtgcatgctcatgcttcggcagatgcgagcttgggcagacgcatccttcaggcggctatcgcccatttgtgaagttaggctccgcctacttcttagtttttctgtttatttcccacccatggactgctttgagacgtcccatggtctgggtctcccataggaacgataaagaaaaagagaattttgtttacttacgtaaattctttttctttgtcgctccattgggagacccagacaattgggtgtataggctatgcctccggaggccgcacaaagtattacactaaaagtgttaagcccctccccttctgcctatacaccccccgtgctcccacgggctcctcagttttttgctttgtgcgaaggaggcagacatgcacgcacagctccatagattggtcagcagcagctgctgaccatgtcggatggaagaaaagtgggcccatatagagcccccagcatgctcccttctcaccccactcttgtcggtggtgttgtaaggttgaggtatccattgcgggtacggaggctggagcccacatgctgttttccttccccatccccctcagggctctgggtgaagtgggatcctatcggtctccaggcactgagaccgtgcttcatccacaactcctgtggagcctgctggataggagccgggaatcgttcagggacatggccctgctacttggaggtactctgtatccttgtggggacagcgcacagcaacactccagcattgctggatgtgctagtgcaccggggaccacggcgctgactgggttaatatgtgccattacacactcagcgttgctgagtgtgtttatgtatagggactgccgcactgaccgccgcggccatggaaacactgcggcgcggctgggacttgtagtgcgccggggactttcacgccggccgcgcttttacggcggccgcgtttattactagagtccccggctttttgcggcctagtttcctttcctcccgcccacagccctgacaggcaggggaagggcgggacgctgcacagaacgagcagcactgagggctggagcatgctttgcatactccacccctctcactgtgcacagtgcgggcaccagttcccgctctttctgggtcacgcccacggctccctcctctcctcaggacgccggcagccattcctgtcagctcctcggacgctgcagagggggacaaagtctgggagacccaggcagggactctggtggcctcacaaccgctttaggcgggtggtaagcagcacctgtggtgctagccccattgtgcagtagtgtaacattatatgtttatggtatatatgttttacactgtatggtgcacagttgatttctggctatataccctattgtgttactcagggaagataatagcatggcgcccacgaaaggcaggggtgccaaaacacaggcttattatgttgcctgcgccgcatgtacgaccccgctaccggcaggttccactgaccctcattgtgtgcactgttcggcccctgtggcacttactcagccggagcctttgctaagaggggcccagggggagccacctgctaacactgttcaggtgacggggacggagtttgcaaaactctctgagactatggctaagatactagaagccttgcagtccaggccggtatctcagcacagggactctgttgaatctttgttccctggcccacctcagctggaccaacaatgtcctcccggggtatctcatggatcccaggctgagggttctgacacagaccccagccccagaccgactaagcgagctcgcttagattttccctcgacatcatcatattgtgcagggtctcagagggatctctggttgatgatgcggagacagctaatcaggattctgatcctgaggccgctctcaatcttgatactccggacggggacgccatagtgaacgaccttattgcgtccatcaatcgtatgttggatatttctccctcagctcctccggcggaggagtcagcttctcagcaggagaaattccgtttcaggtttcccaagcgtacaccgagtatgtttctggaccactctgatttcagagaggcagtccagaatcaccatacttgtccagataagcgtttttctaagcgccttaaggatacacgttatccttttccccctgacgtggtcaaaagttgggctccgtgtcccaaagtggatcctccaatctccagactggcagctagatccatacttgcagtggaagatggggcttcactcaaagatgccactgacaggcagatggaactctggttgaaatccatctatgaagctatcggcgcttcttttgccccagcgttcgcagccgtatgggcgctacaagctatctcagcaggtcaagcgcaaattgacgcagccacacgcacgtccgcgccacaggtggcgtccataaccactcagacgtcggcatttgcgtcttgcgctattaatgctgtcctggactctgcgagccgtacggcggttgcaaccgccaattcggtggtactccgcagggccttgtggctacgggaatggaaggcagattctgtttccaaaaagcgcttaaccagtttgccaatttctggtgaccgattgtttggcgagcgtttggatgaaatcatcaaacaatccaagggaaaggatacatccttaccccagcccaaaccgaacataccccaacagaggaaggggcagtcgaggtttcggtcctttcggggcgcgggcaggtcccaattctcctcgtccaaaaggcctcagaaagatcaaaggaactctgacgcatggcggtctaagtcacgtcctaaaaaggccaccggaggtgccgctaccaaagcggcttcctcatgactttcggcctcctcactccgcatcttcggtcagtggcaggctctcccgcttttgcgacgcctggctgccatgggtaaaagaccgttgggtgagagacattctgtctcacggttacaagatagagttcacctctcgtcccccgactcgattcttcaggtcatccccgcctcccgagcgagccgaggctcttctgcaggcgctgggcactctgaaggcagaaggagtggtggtccctgttcctcttcagcaacagggccacggtttttactccaacttgtttgtggtcccaaagaaggacgggtctttccgtcctgtcctggacctgaaacttctcaacaaacacgtaacgaccaggcggttccggatggaatccctccgctccgtcatcgcctcaatgtcccaaggagatttccttgcatcgatcgatatcaaagatgcttatctccacataccgattgctccagagcaccagcgcttcttgcgcttcgccatagaaaacgaacacctgcagttcgtggcactgccgttcggcctggcaacagccccacgggttttcaccaaggttatggctactgtagtagcggtcctccactctcagggtcactcggtgatcccttacttggacgatctcctgatcaaggcaccctctcaagaggcatgccaacacagcctcgacgctaccctggagactctccagagtttcgggtggatcatcaattttccaaagtcaaatctgacaccggcccaatcgctcacataccttggcatggagtttcataccctctcagcgatagtgaagcttccgctgatcaagcagcggtcactacagacaggggtacaatctctccttcaaggccagtcacaccccttgaggcgcctcatgcacttcctggggaagatggtggcagcaatggaggcagttcctttcgcgcagtttcacctgcgtcctcttcaatgggacatcctacgcaaatgggacaggaagccgacgtccctcgacaggaacgtctccctctctcaggcgaccaaagcttcccttcggtggtggcttcattccacttcattatcgaaggggaaatccttcctacccccatcctgggaggtggtcacgacggacgcgagtctgtcagggtggggagcgttttttctccaccacagggctcagggtacgtggacccagcaagagtcctcgcttcagatcaatgttctggaaatacgggcagtgtatcttgccctgaaggcgttccagcagtggctggaaggcaagcagatcagaattcagtcggacaattccacagcggtggcatacatcaaccaccaaggcggcacacgcagtcggcaagccttccaggaagtccggcggattttgatgtgggtggaagccacggcctccaccatctctgcagttcacattccaggcgtggaaaactgggaagcagattatctcagtcgccagggcatggacgcaggggaatggtcccttcacccggacgtgtttcaggagatctgttgccgctggggggtgccggacgtcgacctcatggcgtcccggcacaacaacaaggtaccgacgttcatggcacggtctcaagatcccagagctctggcggcagacgccttagttcaggattggtcgcagtttcagctcccttatgtgtttcctccgctggcactgttgcccagagtgttacgcaagatcagggccgactgccgccgcgtcatcctcgtcgctccagactggccgaggcggtcgtggtacccggatctgtggcatctcacggtcggccaaccgtgggcactaccagaccgaccagacttgctatctcaagggccgtttttccatctgaattctgcggccctcaacctgactgtgtgaccattgagtcctggatcttagcgtcttcagggttatctcaagacgtcattgccactatgagacaggccaggaaaccaacgtccgccaagatctaccacaggacgtggaaaattttcctgtcgtggtgctctgctcagggtttttctccctggccttttgccttgcccacttttctgtccttccttcaatctggaatggaaaagggtttgtcgctcggctcccttaagggacaagtctcagcgctctctgtgtttttccagaagcgcctagccagacttccacaggtacgcacgttcctgcaaggggtttgtcacatcgttcctccttacaagcggccgttagaaccctgggatctgaacagggtgctgctggttcttcagaaaccaccattcgagccaatgagagatatttctctctcacgcctttcgcagaaagtggtttttctagtagcagtcacttcacttcggagagtgtctgagctagcagcgctgtcatgcaaagcccctttcctggtttttcaccaggacaaggtggttctgcgtccggttccggaatttctccctaaggtggtatccccctttcatctcaatcaggatatctccttaccttctttttgtcctcatccagttcaccaatgtgaaaaggatttgcacttgttagatctggtgagagcactcagactctacatttctcgtacggcgcccctgcgccgctcggatgcactctttgtccttgtcgctggccagcgtaaagggtcacaggcttccaaatcaaccttagctcggtggatcaaggaaccaattctcgaagcttaccgttctgctgggcttccggttccctcagggctgaaggcccattctaccagagccgtgggcgcgtcctgggctttgaggcaccaggctacggctcagcaggtgtgtcaggcggctacctggtcgagcctgcacactttcacgaaacactatcaggtgcatacctatgcttcggcggatgccagcctaggtagacgagtccttcaggcggcggttgcccacctgtaggaagaggccgttttacggctctcttacgaggtattattttacccacccagggactgcttttggacgtcccaattgtctgggtctcccaatggagcgacaaagaagaagggaattttgtttacttaccgtaaattccttttcttctagctccaattgggagacccagcgcccgcccctgtttttttgtgtacacatgttgttcatgttgaatggtttcagttctccgatattccttcggattgaagttactttaaaccagtttatgattctttttcctccttcttgcttttgcaccaaaactgaggagcccgtgggagcacggggggtgtataggcagaaggggaggggcttaacacttttaagtgtaatactttgtgcggcctccggaggcatagcctatacacccaattgtctgggtctcccaattggagctagaagaaaaggaatttacggtaagtaaacaaaattcccttcttcttatagttccgtattgggagacccagcaccctccctgttgcctcttggcagtttcttgttccgcgtgttatcaccggctgttgtcgtggacagagtctccggttgttccggttcttactctgttttacttgtgggtggctattctccttcagcttttgcactaaactggctagatctggttctccagggggtgtataagctcagagggaggatctacacttttaagtgtactactttgtgtgtcctccggaggcagaagctaaacacccatggtctgggtctcccaatacggaactatataatttacggtaagtaaacaaaattctctttttttttcctcccaaatttttgggaggaaaagggcatcttataatctgaaaaatatggtatattttttTCTTAAATGCATGGACAGGGGCTAAAGCTTGGGTATAGTAAAGGTATTAGAGAAGAATTTTAAATGTATAATAAACAATTGTTcttattcattattattattaggatCTGTGTAGTAACTACATGTAATGTTTTCTTTTCTGCTAGTAATTAGCATTGCCTACAGCCCAAAAGTCCTGAAGAAAGCTGATGAAGACCCGGTAGAAAAGGACCAGCTCATCCGCCTAGCAATGAAGTACATAGAGCAGCAGCTCCGTGTCGCCCTCTGCCATTCATACCGCATCACCCCATTCAAGCTGAAAGGTGCCGCACAGCAAATGAGGAACAGCTTAGAACGGAAAGAAAAGAAGCCAAAAAAGACAAAAGGGAAAACGGAGGAAGGCAAGTGAACGTGTTCTAATAATActtaggttaaagggaacctgtcaggtccaatatgcagccagaaccatgagcagttctgggtgtatattagtaattcctacctaactgtccctgtacactagcatagctaaagagatctttagaaaaagtatgtataaagatcttttaccgtatgctaatgagcgaggggactagtcccctgggcgttagttcactGGACCGTcgtcctcattagcatgttagtacgcccctgtgggtgtgctatcatagtAATGAgtacgcagtgtcacaggatgatgtcactcgcctctctgccgccatcacgtctgacgggggatttcggtttagtgcgcatgaccctggagtttaggtcatgcgcattatgaatccgggtgtacgtgtcctggcttcaaactgaagtagtgcgcatgacccaaactccggggtcatacgcactgagccaaaatccccccTGGGACgcaatggcggcagagaggtgagtgaatcatcctctgacgctgcgtattcattagcatgatagcagacCCACAGAggtgtattaacatgctaatgaggggcgactggctggggaactaacgcccaggtgactactgccctcgctcattaccatacggtaaaatatctttagaaatactttttctatagatctctttatctaggctggtgtatacagggacggttaggcagggattagtaatatgtacccagaactgctcgtgtctctgggtgcatattgcacctgacaggttcccattaagttcACAGGTTGCATATTTGTTATGAGCTTTTTCACAGGTTATCTGCAGCAAAATAACAATTTTCTGAAACAGGAACACGTCTTTGAGCTTCTGCATCTAGAGAAGAGGACGACTGGTGACCTCAGGTCTGTTCCCGATGCCTGCCAGAGCCGCAGTTATCACGTACCTGTCCTATTGTAATAATTAGGATGGCTGCATGGTATCTGACAATTGTGCCCCTGTCCTGGGGGGTAGTAATAGACATGACATCACCGTCCCCGCTCTCCTTCATTGCAGAAGAATGCAGACCTGGAATACCCTTATAAATGGGTTCTGCAGTAATGAAAACGGAGCACGCAATCTGTTCATACAATATTAAACATTCAGCCGTGGTCTCCTATATCAGCTGCCCCTGCAAAACTCCAGAGGAGGATAACTTACCATATAAATAAAGTTTTACCCATCCCCAAAATCTGCAGCTCTTTATCTATTGCTGAATTGAGCTTATTTTTCAGTATAATACCCCACTAAAGGAAAGGTATTGGCACTTGTGTTTGCAGTTGTGGGCTCATAGGACCTTGCTGATTTCCTCCAGGACAAGGAGGTTTCttttgtcaagggagaaatttaggtgaagatagctaatggtatcatcATTCAGAGTATCAGAGGCACGGATCGAATTAGCTATATATCTGCacagatattaatgaatcagacaatgatcacacaagaccTGTTTCCTGTATGAGTCTATGTCATAGACTCGACTCGTGTATTGGAaaagactcaattatacagaatgcaacattgatCTTGGAACTAGAACAGTGATTAGGAAGTATTCAACTCCTtagtttttcccagtatgttataaaatacctctctgctcagtattccttctttctgtgtgtgaaactactgataaggctcccaattaacttaataaatatctcctttgttcatttgTAGCTTGGTTAACTCTTTCTTGTATATACGGTTTAGAATTgtctgtgcgattgtcatatagacacacagataattatgcaactacatctacattttgattatttacatacacagatattcttattacgtttgaacaaacaatttatagcttagGCTACCTTCACACTTACATACTGAAGTATTTTGTACAGGATATTATTAacattggtttgtttttttttccccctcagtcCCAGACAGATCATTACTGGAACAATTAAGAAACATAACCATGAAAGAAGAAGAGGAGAAACCTGAACAATCCATCAAGATAATGACTGAGAACAAGACTAAGCCAAAAGTGGGCCTGATAGAAGTGATGTCCAGCACAGAACTGAGTGAGGAGCAGCCGCCGGCCCCCCCACAGCATGAACTCACTGTGATAAAGGACGGGTCCGGGAAACCGCACAAACTGATTCTGACGGCTCAGCTACAAGGGGTGCGCGGcgtctccagctgtgacctcagtgtATCTCGGGTAAGAGGACCGATCTGCTAACAAGTGTCCCACTGTATTTCCATTCTGTGATAAATTTGGCACAGAATCCATCACTGGCAATAACTTTCACACTGGGTGAAATGTTGTCACTGCTTCTATGCAAGAGTTTGGATGGAAAAAAttaagcaactttttttttttttaagaattataATTTTTGCTAGGTAGCACAAAAGAAACGGATGCCAAAATAGAGGGGAACAAATGGGGGGGGAGTTATGGTATGATCATTAAGAAATTGCAGTATATATTAAATTATAAAACACACTATTATCAATGCAGTGTATATTACtagttatttctttgtcgctccattgggagacccagacaattgggtgtatagctactgcctccggaggccacacaaagtattacacttaaaagtgtaaacccctcccctctgctatacaccctcccgtgcatcacggactcctcagtttttatgctttgtgcgaaggaggcacacatccacgcatagctccacaacttagtcagcagcagctgctgactatttcggatggaagaaaagtgggcccatatagggcccccagcatgctcccttctcaccccactctagtcggcggtgctgttaaggttgaggtacccattgcgggtacataggcaggagccaacatgctgttttccttccccatccctgcagggctctgggtgaagtgggatccataatcggtctccagacactgggaccgtgctccctccgcagcccctggggaatctgctggacaggagctgggtatcgtcagggacatggccctgctactgtgaggtactctgtgtccccttggggacggcgcatggagcgcttgtgtcatacacgctgcagcactgctgggcgtgttagtgcgccgggactaccgcgctgaacgcgcttataactctagtccccggcttctgcggcctagtaccgcatattccaggtgctctgtgtccccgttgggacggcgcataaagcaccttgggcccagacgctgcagcgactgcggcgtgcgtatgggtccgggactaccgcgccgaccgtgcactgccggccggccgcgattttaactttagtccccggcttttgcggcctagtatgggattctcccgcccccagacctgccagtcagggaaaagggcgggacggtcggtatgacgccgacagtgagggctgtagtacattgagctgtcctccgcccccctcactacccacgctggggcaccagattcccgcacttttttgtgactacgcccacgcctccctcctcctcagagaacgccgtcagccatgtttttcagcaacttctggctgcagctgagggagacccggggcagagaatctggtggctacaagccacatccgcagcccctgcaggacaggagacggagtatcgtcagggacatgaccctgcatctacaggtactctgtgtccccgttgggacggtgcatgaagcaccttggcctcagacgcagctgcgactgcggtgtgcattttttgtccgggactaccgcgccgaccgtgcctgtttgccggccgcggtttttactttagttcccggcttttgcggcctagtgtgttacactcccgcccctgagcctgccagtcagggagaagggcgggatggtcggtatgttgccgacagtgagggctggagcacacctcgctgtcctccgccccccctcactgatcactatagaccACCGGATTCCCGCAGACAGAGCCCTGCAAGGCACAGtgtatgcagcatctgtgttacaaacgccgcagcggttgctgactggtttgtgagactgggac from the Anomaloglossus baeobatrachus isolate aAnoBae1 chromosome 11, aAnoBae1.hap1, whole genome shotgun sequence genome contains:
- the PIH1D2 gene encoding PIH1 domain-containing protein 2, which gives rise to MDTTTGVTPDQLLSQVNQFWSMLDDMAENNPQSYQNFIQRHLQEGKDFMAPPEPHWCLQTKILDPDERLLFINICEWRRVPSPESDGHPVPLVAGELEDVTDGAVISIAYSPKVLKKADEDPVEKDQLIRLAMKYIEQQLRVALCHSYRITPFKLKGAAQQMRNSLERKEKKPKKTKGKTEEVPDRSLLEQLRNITMKEEEEKPEQSIKIMTENKTKPKVGLIEVMSSTELSEEQPPAPPQHELTVIKDGSGKPHKLILTAQLQGVRGVSSCDLSVSRDDLLLEVPGKYRLCLDLPESVNEDSVTAKYNKANSILTVSMSVL